From the genome of Anopheles moucheti chromosome 3, idAnoMoucSN_F20_07, whole genome shotgun sequence, one region includes:
- the LOC128303436 gene encoding SET domain-containing protein SmydA-8 — MDDGTYKVLECVEFGRYGVAARNLKAGERLFGERPFAVGPKLDSPPLCLECCCPVDGSNGGPRCSRCGWPLCEDCSGASELVYHQGECEVFAACGVRFRPVDDSTAGCVQLDCITPLRVLLAKEADEARWMREIEPMEYHDAERRESANWKVDENNIVAFLCGPCNLGQRFSAELVQRAIGLLDVNAFEGRTCNGYSLRGLYPQLAIMAHNCVPNVIHSIHPSDGFRLEARVAVDVPEGEKLYTTYTYTLTGTVARQSILKMSKFFTCHCTRCLDPTELGTHFSTLLCSKCSGGFITTTDPLDENAEWRCAQCSFKTSGAAVQKAVMTIHNEIDELACLEYEANRLEAYETVYKKYRSVLHPLHFINTSIRHSLIELYGRIPGYEMVELPDILLERKVELCRTILRVLDVFEPGKSRARAMLLYELHAPLIMLAQSAFARGEDNRDGKSLKQQLTEAANILEECGGILEWEDPMTPEGILANVTKQSLAQLLQSIETLD, encoded by the exons ATGGATGACGGTACTTACAAAGTGCTGGAATGTGTGGAATTCGGTCGTTACGGTGTGGCCGCACGTAACCTGAAGGCAGGCGAACGGCTGTTCGGGGAGCGCCCGTTCGCAGTCGGTCCAAAGCTGGACAGTCCACCACTCTGTCTGGAATGTTGTTGCCCGGTGGACGGTAGCAACGGTGGTCCGCGATGTTCCCGGTGCGGTTGGCCACTGTGTGAGGACTGTAGTGGCGCCAGCGAGCTCGTCTACCATCAGGGCGAATGTGAGGTGTTTGCGGCGTGCGGTGTTCGATTCCGGCCGGTGGATGATTCAACCGCCGGCTGCGTGCAGCTCGATTGCATAACGCCGCTGCGGGTGTTGCTCGCGAAGGAGGCAGACGAAGCCCGGTGGATGCGCGAGATCGAACCGATGGAGTACCACGACGCGGAACGACGCGAGAGTGCCAACTGGAAGGTGGACGAGAACAATATTGTGGCGTTTCTGTGCGGTCCGTGCAACCTTGGGCAGAGGTTCTCGGCCGAGCTGGTACAGCGCGCGATCGGGCTGTTGGATGTGAACGCGTTCGAGGGACGTACGTGCAACGGGTACAGCTTGCGGGGTCTCTACCCTCAGCTGGCGATAATGGCGCACAACTGTGTGCCGAACGTGATACATTCGATACATCCGAGTGATGGGTTCAG ATTGGAAGCACGCGTTGCAGTTGATGTGCCGGAAGGGGAGAAGCTATACACGACCTACACGTACACGCTAACCGGCACGGTCGCCCGACAATCGATCTTAAAGATGAGCAAATTCTTCACATGCCACTGCACTAGATGCCTCGACCCGACCGAGCTGGGAACGCACTTCAGCACGCTCCTATGCAGCAAATGCAGTGGAGGATTCATAACCACCACCGATCCACTCG ATGAAAACGCCGAATGGAGGTGCGCTCAGTGCAGCTTCAAGACGTCCGGTGCCGCTGTCCAGAAGGCGGTCATGACGATACACAACGAAATAGACGAGCTGGCCTGTCTGGAGTACGAAGCGAACCGGCTGGAGGCGTACGAGACCGTGTACAAAAAGTATCGCAGCGTGCTGCATCCGCTGCACTTCATCAACACCTCCATCCGGCACAGTTTGATCGAGCTGTACGGGCGCATTCCCGGGTACGAGATGGTGGAGCTGCCGGACATACTGCTCGAGCGCAAGGTCGAACTGTGTCGCACCATACTGCGAGTGCTGGACGTGTTTGAGCCGGGTAAATCGCGTGCCAGAGCGATGCTGCTGTACGAACTGCATGCGCCGCTCATCATGCTCGCCCAGTCCGCGTTCGCGCGCGGCGAGGACAATCGGGATGGGAAGTCGCTCAAACAACAGCTCACCGAAGCTGCCAACATACTGGAGGAATGCGGTGGAATCCTCGAATGGGAAGATCCCATGACACCCGAGGGTATACTGGCGAACGTGACCAAACAATCACTGGCACAGTTGCTACAAAGCATCGAAACGCTCGACTAA
- the LOC128300997 gene encoding DNA-directed RNA polymerase, mitochondrial, producing the protein MFRMLNLRSLAQNKNKFLAHKSGIVRVDSTSSVVYCPFRKVSHLCNRERVPDLLIARGNAAVNVKRVHSTTPSAEIVSSIGDKKTKRRRSNENKFTELLAVKDGDTKEMKATVQKLKSKKLANFIHDQIAFEAYSPSTSISPSNKITDELPRSSRVRPALPTEMSQWNFEETPVIYIGGEMRETDISHDVLSEIIESVQILKEVHRNRAVRVSGALTPHDELDPALDEEVGLLESEAILPEEAELAFEEPIDLTSTHSGAGSSKKTKRGSKQPHPLLDGSEKGKKFCSKYYKSSEIECLARQRSFQMTLNAYLDICITTGMVNRAYATTLNYRHKRKRREFDVGTYNQLIHAYAGKGNLSRVKDIVRVMREDSITPNAQMYAGILECLGRLEPTAEVLKLAKQYVHEASTVGYTMTDILDQSKFSHDQQDVVLSLFHRMVPNYVPEYRAPILTYNNHLLDALNVNVLPIGSKPPAEEGCWPGSEIMTPRGGFKREELQQMAQKQVDMELSGYLAVKSIEKFPVPTEQVMQYRKELDELKKVWSKQIAMAFHRDFNTLKAVTETKSSRTINLFPYLKALSVQQFTEILLDEVQMLLEGSDTFSFVISQLQRELGRKVESRYHVEQKRMNGVLRKTCEIYDRYTSALADGQSSDNPRQLWQRLVHEMRCSGPSMDIQSVAWPKAAVLGVGKFLYNILRCDLKINVNATNKSNRKVKLVPAFYTLFRYEAKMAKEQIKPHPVLMRLYRKSQPDTLKFDVNLVPMLCPPQPWSTPRNGGYILAESDLIRLPHQAHQQTERIDDADPQDMYPTLDALNQLASIPWVVNGQILDVIVQVFNDGGNAKLDVPEPPSSLPPIVETVPRSEMSGYEKYHLLRKRLYHRRKQGDMYSLWCDALYRLSLASHYRDKVFWLPQNIDFRGRVYPIPPHLNHLGHDLARCLLVFHQKKPLGPDGFRWLKLHCINLTGLKKRESVEERVRYADEIMDDILDSADHPLTGKMWWSNSDEPWQTLACCMEIAKVHRCADPEKFESGFPIHQDGSCNGLQHYAALGRDTPGAISVNLAPADVPQDVYSAVAALVEENRAKDAQNNVKVAAVLDGFIRRKVIKQTVMTTVYGVTRYGARKQIARQLEYIDEFPKEWVWPASSYLTVKTFDALSEMFTSAKEIQDWFTDCARLISAVCAQNVEWVTPLGLPVVQPYNRADRPVGSSKSVQLPEHFAMDSYEKPNIMKQKNAFPPNFVHSLDSSHMMLTSLYCERAGLTFISVHDCYWTHACTVPTMNRICREQFVALHSEPILEDLSRFLVQKYSYDENEISNDGSVIDLTKRKLNRILQQCPDKGDFDLRKVLDSVYFFS; encoded by the exons ATGTTTCGCATGCTTAATTTGAGGAGTTTAGCACAGAACAAAAATAAGTTTCTTGCTCACAAAAGTGGAATTGTGCGTGTAGACTCAACCAGCAGCGTAGTGTACTGCCCGTTCCGCAAAGTGTCCCATTTATGTAACCGGGAGCGGGTGCCCGATCTACTTATAGCACGAG GCAATGCAGCGGTGAACGTAAAACGCGTCCATTCGACCACACCGTCGGCGGAAATTGTATCGAGCATAGGCGACAAAAAGACGAAGCGTAGACGatcgaatgaaaataaatttaccgAACTGCTTGCAG TGAAAGATGGCGATACCAAAGAAATGAAAGCAACGGTGCAGAAGTTGAAGTCGAAAAAGTTGGCCAACTTCATACACGATCAGATTGCCTTCGAAGCCTATTCGCCCAGCACATCCATTTCGCCTTCCAACAAAATTACCGATGAGCTGCCTCGATCGAGCAGAGTTAGGCCAGCCCTGCCCACAGAAATGTCACAATGGAACTTTGAGGAAACGCCGGTGATCTATATTGGTGGTGAAATGAGGGAAACCGACATATCGCACGACGTACTTTCGGAAATAATCGAAAGCGTACAGATACTTAAGGAAGTACACCGAAACCGGGCAGTACGCGTGAGTGGAGCACTGACACCACACGACGAGTTAGATCCGGCACTCGATGAAGAGGTAGGATTGCTAGAATCGGAAGCAATACTCCCGGAGGAGGCGGAACTCGCGTTCGAAGAACCGATTGATTTGACCAGCACCCATAGTGGAGCAGGCAGTTccaagaaaacgaaacgaggCTCCAAACAACCACATCCTTTGCTGGACGGTTCGGAGAAGGGCAAAAAGTTTTGCTCCAAGTATTACAAATCGTCCGAGATTGAGTGTCTTGCCCGGCAGCGTAGTTTCCAGATGACGCTGAACGCCTATCTGGATATCTGCATCACGACAGGGATGGTAAATCGAGCGTACGCAACCACGCTCAACTATCGCCATAAGCGCAAACGCCGGGAGTTTGATGTGGGTACGTACAATCAGCTGATCCACGCGTACGCTGGAAAGGGAAATCTTTCACGCGTGAAGGACATTGTGAGGGTAATGCGGGAGGATTCCATTACACCAAATGCACAAATGTACGCGGGAATCCTCGAATGCCTGGGTCGTCTGGAACCGACCGCCGAGGTATTGAAGTTGGCAAAGCAATACGTACATGAGGCCAGCACGGTTGGATATACCATGACCGATATTCTGGATCAGAGTAAATTCTCGCACGATCAGCAAGATGTCGTGCTGTCGCTGTTTCATCGAATGGTACCGAACTATGTGCCCGAATATCGGGCACCAATCTTGACGTACAACAATCACTTACTGGACGCATTGAATGTGAACGTATTGCCCATTGGAAGCAAACCGCCCGCTGAAGAAGGATGTTGGCCCGGGTCGGAAATTATGACACCCAGAGGAGGCTTTAAAAGGGAAGAATTGCAACAGATGGCTCAGAAACAGGTAGATATGGAGCTGAGCGGTTATTTGGCGGTGAAAAGCATCGAAAAGTTTCCCGTTCCAACGGAGCAAGTAATGCAGTAT CGTAAAGAACTGGACGAGCTGAAGAAAGTGTGGTCGAAACAGATTGCGATGGCTTTCCATCGGGACTTTAACACACTGAAAGCGGTTACCGAAACAAAATCGTCTCGCACCATTAATCTGTTCCCGTATCTTAAGGCTCTTTCGGTGCAACAGTTTACGGAAATCCTACTCGACGAGGTGCAGATGCTGCTGGAAGGGTCCGATACGTTCAGCTTCGTAATATCGCAACTACAACGAGAACTTGGACGTAAGGTCGAGTCCCGCTATCACGTTGAGCAGAAGCGCATGAACGGAGTGCTGCGAAAAACGTGTGAGATTTATGACCGCTACACATCGGCCCTTGCCGACGGTCAGTCGAGTGACAATCCACGACAGCTTTGGCAACGTTTGGTGCACGAAATGCGCTGTTCGGGTCCGAGCATGGATATACAGAGTGTCGCCTGGCCCAAGGCTGCGGTACTCGGTGTGGGCAAGTTTCTGTACAACATCCTACGGTGCGATCTAAAGATAAACGTGAATGCAACGAACAAAAGCAACCGCAAGGTGAAGCTTGTGCCGGCCTTTTACACACTGTTCCGGTACGAAGCAAAGATGGCGAAGGAACAGATAAAACCGCACCCGGTGCTGATGAGACTGTACCGCAAATCGCAACCCGACACGCTGAAGTTTGATGTTAATCTAGTCCCGATGCTATGTCCGCCGCAACCGTGGAGTACGCCTCGCAATGGTGGGTACATCCTGGCTGAATCGGACCTCATCCGATTGCCGCATCAGGCACATCAGCAGACAGAGCGCATAGATGATGCCGACCCGCAGGATATGTATCCGACGCTTGACGCATTGAATCAGCTCGCCAGCATACCGTGGGTCGTGAACGGGCAAATTCTGGATGTGATCGTGCAGGTATTCAATGACGGTGGCAATGCAAAGCTGGACGTACCGGAACCACCATCCTCACTGCCACCCATCGTGGAGACGGTTCCGAGAAGTGAAATGAGTGGATACGAAAAGTACCACCTGCTGCGGAAGCGTCTCTATCATCGACGCAAACAGGGCGACATGTATAGTTTGTGGTGCGATGCGCTTTACCGCCTTTCGTTGGCCAGCCACTATCGGGACAAGGTGTTCTGGTTGCCGCAAAACATCGACTTCCGGGGACGTGTTTATCCGATACCGCCCCATCTGAACCATCTCGGGCACGATCTTGCTCGCTGTCTGTTGGTGTTTCATCAGAAGAAACCGCTCGGTCCGGATGGGTTCCGGTGGTTGAAGCTGCACTGCATTAATCTGACCGGTTTGAAGAAGCGTGAATCGGTTGAGGAGCGAGTACGGTATGCGGACGAAATCATGGACGATATACTGGATTCGGCCGATCACCCATTGACGGGCAAGATGTGGTGGAGCAACTCGGACGAACCTTGGCAAACGTTGGCGTGTTGTATGGAGATTGCCAAGGTGCATAGATGTGCAGATCCGGAAA AGTTTGAAAGTGGTTTCCCGATTCATCAGGATGGCTCCTGCAACGGATTGCAGCACTATGCCGCGCTGGGTCGCGACACACCCGGTGCAATAAGCGTCAATCTCGCACCTGCCGATGTACCTCAAGATGTGTACAGTGCGGTGGCCGCACTGGTTGAAGAAAACCGCGCGAAAGATGCACAGAACAACGTAAAGGTAGCTGCCGTGCTGGATGGTTTCATACGGCGCAAGGTGATCAAACAAACTGTGATGACGACAGTGTACGGTGTGACACGCTACGGTGCCCGCAAGCAGATTGCCCGCCAGCTCGAATACATCGACGAGTTCCCGAAGGAATGGGTCTGGCCGGCATCAAGCTACCTCACGGTGAAAACGTTCGATGCGCTGAGCGAAATGTTTACCTCCGCCAAGGAAATACAGGACTGGTTTACGGACTGCGCACGGCTGATATCGGCCGTGTGTGCACAGAACGTGGAGTGGGTAACGCCGCTTGGACTGCCGGTAGTTCAACCGTACAACCGGGCGGATCGACCCGTCGGTTCCAGCAAATCAGTCCAGCTGCCGGAACATTTTGCGATGGATTCGTACGAGAAGCCGAACATTATGAAGCAGAAAAATGCGTTCCCGCCCAACTTTGTGCATTCGCTTGATTCTAGCCACATGATGCTAACGTCACTGTACTGTGAGCGGGCCGGTTTGACGTTCATTTCGGTGCACGATTGCTACTGGACGCATGCCTGCACCGTGCCAACCATGAACAGG ATTTGTCGCGAACAGTTTGTTGCTCTCCATTCCGAACCGATATTGGAAGATTTGTCCCGATTtctggtacaaaagtacagcTACGATGAAAA TGAAATTAGCAACGATGGTTCGGTAATTGATCTCACCAAGCGCAAGCTAAACCGTATTCTGCAGCAGTGCCCCGATAAGGGTGATTTCGATCTACGCAAGGTGCTTGATTCGGTGTATTTCTTTAGCTAG
- the LOC128302431 gene encoding coiled-coil domain-containing protein 39, with the protein MTTQFCWLILLAISTLSYRAAGAAHPATEVTNQEIRDAILSLVHSYNTLDNKLERHEQRERAHAEQVKKSLITVQKNLRGLDPLPGMISRLESRTADIETALLQQGDQIKTFTQQQAKVGESLEGILKWLTENAQVLETRAGNGAARDDDDESVASKLDEVAGTVRELRRELAELKSDRDATEDVNRQLLKETEKLVNSKLSSADEIISKMEEKLSQFYLTSPMIATQNVEFEEKVLRQLDSLSNAAGGSASNSLAMEPSAMPDKQFIQGLVNETLEAINDMRLEVLTASDKSFTKTATRIKENNEVLQSSVDEILKTLTEELTTAEAFHNTAKEQFNSMNETMTRLSGFLYTAGENILDAKRGIDYGIMQITRDVGDMIKTNTGSLNKTVSNRFDEIGATILDNHNGALTNLSSKIETEISQVWRQIGIMYQEISSSKQALDRLQEQTETYVNGTLNTMDSMEGKVSLITNRMTEVDSNLNYLLGRLSMVTQEFNQIKLGLGKALDEIKGSFTEVHNRVRGPGPHRISSEEVVDDLGNETTK; encoded by the exons ATGACGACTCAGTTCTGTTGGCTGATCTTGTTGGCCATATCCACCCTATCGTACCGTGCGGCCGGTGCCGCACATCCTGCCACGGAAGTTAC CAATCAGGAGATCCGTGATGCCATCCTGTCGCTGGTACACTCCTACAACACGCTGGACAACAAGCTAGAGCGCCACGAGCAGCGTGAACGTGCCCATGCCGAGCAGGTGAAGAAGAGTCTTATCACGGTGCAGAAGAATCTGCGTGGGTTGGATCCGCTTCCGGGCATGATTAGCCGTTTGGAGAGTCGTACCGCAGACATTGAGACGGCTCTGCTGCAG CAAGGAGATCAAATCAAGACATTCACCCAACAGCAAGCGAAGGTTGGCGAATCTCTGGAGGGCATTCTGAAATGGTTGACTGAGAATGCTCAGGTTTTGGAGACACGTGCGGGTAATGGGGCAGCAcgggatgacgatgacgagAGTGTGGCAAGCAAGTTGGATGAGGTAGCGGGAACTGTTCGGGAATTGCGCCGCGAGTTGGCCGAGCTGAAGAGTGATCGTGATGCTACTGAG GACGTCAATCGTCAGTTGCTGAAAGAAACGGAAAAGCTGGTCAACTCGAAGCTTTCCTCAGCGGACGAGATCATATCGAAGATGGAAGAGAAGCTGTCTCAGTTCTATCTGACCAGTCCGATGATTGCGACACAGAACGTAGAATTCGAGGAAAAGGTACTGCGACAGCTGGATAGTTTGAGCAATGCTGCCGGAGGATCGGCCAGCAACTCCCTTGCCATGGAACCATCGGCTATGCCCGATAAGCAGTTCATCCAAGGTCTGGTTAACGAAACACTCGAAGCAATCAACGATATGCGACTGGAGGTGTTGACTGCATCCGACAAGAGCTTCACCAAGACAGCAACTCGCATCAAGGAAAATAACGAGGTGCTGCAGTCATCCGTCGACGAGATATTGAAGACGCTGACGGAGGAGCTAACGACAGCTGAAGCGTTCCATAACACAGCCAAGGAACAGTTTAACTCGATGAACGAAACCATGACGCGGTTGTCAGGGTTCTTGTACACGGCCGGTGAAAACATTCTGGATGCGAAGCGCGGTATCGACTACGGTATAATGCAGATCACGCGCGACGTTGGGGACATGATCAAGACCAACACGGGTAGCCTTAACAAAACCGTTTCGAACCGTTTCGATGAGATCGGCGCTACGATACTGGACAATCACAACGGAGCGCTCACCAACCTGAGCTCGAAAATTGAAACGGAGATCAGTCAGGTATGGCGTCAGATTGGAATCATGTACCAGGAGATCTCGTCTAGCAAGCAGGCACTCGACCGTCTCCAAGAACAAACGGAAACATACGTCAATGGTACGCTCAACACAATGGACAGCATGGAGGGCAAG GTTTCACTTATTACCAACCGCATGACAGAGGTGGACTCGAACTTAAATTACCTCCTCGGACGCCTCTCGATGGTGACGCAGGAGTTCAATCAGATAAAGCTTGGCCTCGGTAAAGCGCTGGACGAGATTAAGGGCAGCTTCACGGAGGTACACAACCGCGTCAGAGGTCCCGGACCACACCGAATCTCCTCCGAGGAAGTCGTCGATGATTTGGGCAATGAAACCACCAAGTAA